AGCGACGACGCCGTCGATCGTCCACCGCTACGCGTACGACGACCTTGGCCGCCGCACCGCCTGGGGCCGATGGCTGGGTGACGACCTCGACCTGCCGATCGACCGGCTGGATCGCGATGGCGACAGACGTTTCGACGCTGTCCGAGATTGGCGGCATGCGATGCTCGCGGTTTCGTCTCTACGCCGACAGGACGCGCGGCCAGCAGTCGAGCGGCTGTACCTCCACACCTTCGTTCACAGGTACGGCGATCAGCGACGCGTCGTTGGGCAGCGCCCGCGACTTGCCGTCTTCCGCGGCCGCAAGTTCCGCTATGCGCATGAGCCTCTCGACCGGAATCGCTTCTGCGTCGAGGACGATTTCCCGCGTTGGCTGCCAATCGATGATTTCGGGGGATGCGAGCAATTTCCGGGACTGCGCGAATCGCTTGGCATGCGGTGCCCGGGCCGGCCCGAGTTCAGCAGCGGGTTCAGCAATGTCGGTTGCGTGGCGATTGCCGGATGCGCCGGGATGTGGCGTCCAAACACTGCCGTGTCGAGCATCTGCAAACTGAGGAATCCGTTGGCCAACGTGACGTCGTCGACCGTCCCTGGGAGGTGAGCAGCACTTAACTGGCGAGACGGACGTAGCCCTTCGCGTCGCGGACGTCTCCCGTGACAGATGAATCAAGCGTGTGTGAACGAGGAACAGCTCACGTGGGACCACGCCGATGATCCGGTCATTGTTGACGGCCGACAATCCGGCGGCCGCTCGTTCGCTGAACTGCGCGCTGGCTGCCGTCAAAGTCGAGCTCGATCGTACACGGTTAATTCATTGACCCAGCTCGGCCATAACGAGCCGTTGTGCCAAACGACAGACGCGGAAATCGAATCCATGGATCGATTTCCGCGTCCGGATGGAGCTGCCTGTCTGATCGAATCTGATCAAGCGTTGAAGCCTTGGCTATGCGAACAGCCACTCCTTGTTCTCTTCGGTCAAAAGAACATACGCATGGGCGTTGTCCGTGAAGACTGAGGTTCGAGCCGACAATTGATGAACCTGGACGCCGTTAAGCAGCAGTCGATGTGTGATGCCGAATGCAGTGTTGGTGACGTAGATCTGAGTCCTTGCAGGAACGAGGAAGTCTTCATCGTAACTGCCGTCGATAGCTTGGAGCGTCACCGTTTGAGCAAAGTTCTCGACGTTGCGGATCTTCCAGACGCTTGCAACGTCTTGTCCGTTCTCGACGATCTCTCCCCCACGCAACAGGCGAAGTCCGGTTCCGCCGCGACCTTGATCGGTGCCGTTGTAATCGATCTCGCCGTAGCCGAGCTGACGGACGACTTCGTCGATTCGTCGACGCTCGCTGACTTGGAGGAAGCGGATACCGTCGGTATTGATCTTTCCGCCGTCGCCATCACCTGTGAGTGTCACGGTGCCCGAGGTTCCGGCTTCGAACTTGAATGTGCCGAGGCTGTACCAGCCATCGCTGTAGAAATCCTGGTCCACCACGATGCTGTCAGTTCCTTCATCGTGAACGATGTCGTAAGCGACGCTTCGTGCGTGATTGGAGTGATTCTGGCCACCCCAGTCACCAATCCAACGAGCGAAGACCTCGTACTCGCCGCTGCTGGGTACAGTCGGGGTGTAGGTCACGCTGTTAGCGGCGACATTGTCGGCGAAGGTGAAGTCATCGCCGATGTAGCCGCGTGGGAAGCTCGTGGACGAAGACCAAGTGCCGGTGAAGACGGCTCCCGCATCGTCGTTGTCGACGATGATTTCGCGGCGGATGTCGTAGAGTTGTTCACTACTGAAACCGGCATAGCCGTGGCCGAGGATGGTACCGGTTCGTGTGACGCCGTCGCGTGTTTCCTCGACGGTGCCATAAGTCGTGCCAGGCTCGCTGGCCGACCGAATATTGAGGAAGGAGCTCAGGGCGCTATCGATTGTAACGTACTGTGGCGTCGTGTTACCGAAGTTGTTGTTCTGATGATTCCCGAGCATTTCGGTCCGTCCGCCGTTGATGGTCGTGACGTGGACGCCCTGCTTTTCGGTCTTGAACCCAAGCACCCAGACGTTGGCGTTGTCGTTGACGATCTTGGCGTCGAGTTCGCTGTCCGGGAGCGTGGTGTCCTCCTCGATGTTGAGTTGGCGAGCCCAGACGTTCTGGCCGCCCTGGAACTTGATCGCCGGCCCCGTGACGTCGTTGATGTAGACGTCGCCCGGCTCGGCGACCGTCGGCCTGTAGTGGAAGCCGGTGATGTTGCTGAAGACGAGCGTGCGATCCGAGGCGTGCTCGAAGCGCGGCGACTCGCCGCCGAAGCTGCTGGTAGTCATTCGCTCGACGACGACCGTGTCAGGCCCGCTGGTGCCGACGACGATCTTGGGAGGACTCGTATTGAAGTCGGGGGCACGCAGGATGCCTTCAGTGCCGATGAAGCGGTGCACACTGCCACGAAGTTCGATGTCGTTTTCGAGGTTCCACGTGCCCTGCGGGATGTAGACGGTCGACGCGCCCGAGTCGATTGCCGCCTGGATGCTGGCCGAGTCGTCGATGCCGTCGTTCGGAATGCCGCTGAACACGCCCGGAGATGTCTCGATGACGTGGTCACCGGGCGAGGCCCAGGACGTCAGCGCGTCCCATGGTACGGTGGGCGTCGCTTTGATCGGAAGGCCAAGTCCGGTGTCGGGGGCGTCGTCGAAGAGCGTGAAGAGCCCGCCGCCGCGTCGGCTGGAGGTGCCCCAGCTCCAGTACTCGCCGATGTAGTCTTCGTCGATGCCGTCATTGCCGTTGAAGCCTCGGCCACCCTCCTGGTTGCCGTTGAACAGCGCGACGTCGTAGCCGGTGACGGAGATGTTGCGTGCGTACATCTGCCCGACGGTGTAGATCGCACGCTCGGTTGACGCACCGGCCAGGCCGACGAAGTCGCCGTCGAGAAGCGTGACCCGACCCTGGCCGTCCCCGGGGAGTCGCCATGCAGCGTTGTGGAAGACAGGAACCGCGTTTTCGCTTTCGAGTCCTCGGACGAAGATCTGACTCGAGGCCTCGTTTACCCAGCCGTAGGTAGTCTGGTTGCGGATCGTGATGTCGTCGAAGGTTCGAGAGCCATTGACCCAACCGGTGTGAATGCCGACGTCGAAGCCGTCGACGGTCAGGTCCTGGACGAGGATCGGCCCGATGCCGGCGGAGTGGACGAGGTCGAGCCCGACGTCGCCGCTGCCGGCGGCGGCGCGGATGGTCACGTCCGAGATGGTCGACTGGTTGTTGCCGTGGAATCGCAGGCCGTCGGCTTCGGGATTGCCTGAACCGACGTCGAGAGTCAGGTTTCGCACCCCGGTTCGGAAGAACTGCTCGACACCGGTATCCCACGCGATGATCGCTCCGTCGAACGCGTTTCCGCCGGCGTCGAGGAGGTTGTCCTCCAGCTTGAAGACGGTCCCTTCTTCACTTTGGCCCTGGAAGATGACGTCGTTCAAGTACGCATCTGGATAGTCGAGACTGATCGCGTCGATTCGTAGCCCGACATCTCGGGGAACGATGTCGAGCGTGTTCGTCCCGTCGACGAGAAGGAGGTTGTCGGCGACGACGCGGCGATCGAACCAGTTGCCGCTGCCGGTGTAGAGGTTGCGGAGACGCCACTCTCCGCCGTTGAGCCTCCAGTAGAAGCTGTCGCTGGCGCCTCCGGATGCTTGGCCATCGACTCGGAACCTCCGTGTACCGGCGAAGGCTTCAAACGAGTAGGTCATTACCGGCGCGGCCGGATCGGGGAAGTTGCCCGCAGGGTCCTTGCCGGACTGAATCGATTCGATGTAGGTGCGACTGCCGTCGGTGCCGACCTGCCAGTACGCCGGGTCGTAGTTGAGGGCTTCGGCCTCCGTTTCGAAATCGAGCTTCTCCAAGAAGAGTTGATCGCTGATGTCGTACTGCCCGTCGGGGAAGTAGACGATCTTGCCGCTGGGTGTCAGGCGATTGATGAGCGTCTGGAGCAGCGCAGTGTCGTCGACATCGTCGTCGGGTGTGATCTTCTTCGTCGGATCGCTCGGGTCGAGGATGACCTGCGTGACGTCGATGACGCCCGCATCAGCAGGGAAGACGATGCCGCTGCCACTCAGCAGGCGACGGGGTTCGAGAGGCTCGACGGGCGAAGTCATGGCGATGTGATGGCGAATCGGCATGGTGCGTGGGGCGAGAGGAAAGGGACGGCGTGGGTTGATGCATCCGGATACATCATGGGTTAAAAGAAGACGCCAGAGACACGGCGTGGCCTAGCCGTCTGGCGTTACGGTCGTGCGGACTGTACTGATTCGGTCGCCGAAGGGCTACGCAAATGTCGTGAGTGTTCGGTTAAACTTCTCGCGCTGATCGGCGCGCCCCAGGTCCGTTCATCCGTTTGGTTGCGAATCGTCTAGAGCAGTCCGCGATCACGGCGACGCGTCAGCCGTAGCATTGCTCCGCACCTCCACGCGGGCGTGGCGGAAGTGGCAGACGCGCCAGGTTTAGGTCCTGGTGGGGCAACCCGTGCAGGTTCGAGTCCTGTCGCCCGTACTCAGAGGATGTACCGCGACGCCACCGACGCGAAACGCGTCCGGGCTTCGTAGAGGGCCAGGTCGAGCGAGGCCGTCTCGTCGGGCTCGAGGTTGCCCGTCGTCTTGGTTTCGAGGATGGCCAAGAGATCGATCTGGCGGCGGGCGGCGTCGAGGTCGACGATGCCGCGGCCGTCGTCGCTGACGGGGATCGCACCGAGGTACATCAATGCCTGATCGCCGACGCTGCGGACGAGCGACTTGAAGTCCGTGGGGCCGACGCGGCGGGCGGAGGTCGACGGTCCAGACTTGGCGGCGGGTGATGCCGGCGTGGACGACGCAGGCTTGGCGGCTTCGCGACGCTGGGCGGCCTCGGCGGCGAGCTTTTCTTTCTC
This is a stretch of genomic DNA from Planctomycetota bacterium. It encodes these proteins:
- a CDS encoding glycosyl hydrolase family 28-related protein — protein: MTSPVEPLEPRRLLSGSGIVFPADAGVIDVTQVILDPSDPTKKITPDDDVDDTALLQTLINRLTPSGKIVYFPDGQYDISDQLFLEKLDFETEAEALNYDPAYWQVGTDGSRTYIESIQSGKDPAGNFPDPAAPVMTYSFEAFAGTRRFRVDGQASGGASDSFYWRLNGGEWRLRNLYTGSGNWFDRRVVADNLLLVDGTNTLDIVPRDVGLRIDAISLDYPDAYLNDVIFQGQSEEGTVFKLEDNLLDAGGNAFDGAIIAWDTGVEQFFRTGVRNLTLDVGSGNPEADGLRFHGNNQSTISDVTIRAAAGSGDVGLDLVHSAGIGPILVQDLTVDGFDVGIHTGWVNGSRTFDDITIRNQTTYGWVNEASSQIFVRGLESENAVPVFHNAAWRLPGDGQGRVTLLDGDFVGLAGASTERAIYTVGQMYARNISVTGYDVALFNGNQEGGRGFNGNDGIDEDYIGEYWSWGTSSRRGGGLFTLFDDAPDTGLGLPIKATPTVPWDALTSWASPGDHVIETSPGVFSGIPNDGIDDSASIQAAIDSGASTVYIPQGTWNLENDIELRGSVHRFIGTEGILRAPDFNTSPPKIVVGTSGPDTVVVERMTTSSFGGESPRFEHASDRTLVFSNITGFHYRPTVAEPGDVYINDVTGPAIKFQGGQNVWARQLNIEEDTTLPDSELDAKIVNDNANVWVLGFKTEKQGVHVTTINGGRTEMLGNHQNNNFGNTTPQYVTIDSALSSFLNIRSASEPGTTYGTVEETRDGVTRTGTILGHGYAGFSSEQLYDIRREIIVDNDDAGAVFTGTWSSSTSFPRGYIGDDFTFADNVAANSVTYTPTVPSSGEYEVFARWIGDWGGQNHSNHARSVAYDIVHDEGTDSIVVDQDFYSDGWYSLGTFKFEAGTSGTVTLTGDGDGGKINTDGIRFLQVSERRRIDEVVRQLGYGEIDYNGTDQGRGGTGLRLLRGGEIVENGQDVASVWKIRNVENFAQTVTLQAIDGSYDEDFLVPARTQIYVTNTAFGITHRLLLNGVQVHQLSARTSVFTDNAHAYVLLTEENKEWLFA
- a CDS encoding DUF1844 domain-containing protein → MSDSPFELSVDSDWKQQARAEKEKLAAEAAQRREAAKPASSTPASPAAKSGPSTSARRVGPTDFKSLVRSVGDQALMYLGAIPVSDDGRGIVDLDAARRQIDLLAILETKTTGNLEPDETASLDLALYEARTRFASVASRYIL